In Balaenoptera musculus isolate JJ_BM4_2016_0621 chromosome 19, mBalMus1.pri.v3, whole genome shotgun sequence, one genomic interval encodes:
- the SIX5 gene encoding LOW QUALITY PROTEIN: homeobox protein SIX5 (The sequence of the model RefSeq protein was modified relative to this genomic sequence to represent the inferred CDS: deleted 1 base in 1 codon), with product MATLPAEPSAGPAAGGEAVAAAATEEEEEEARQLLQTLQAAEGEAAAAAGAGAGEAAVKVEGPGSPGVPGSPPEAAAEPPTGLRFSPEQVACVCEALLQAGHAGRLSRFLGALPPAERLRGSDPVLRARALVAFQRGEYAELYRLLESRPFPAAHHAFLQDLYLRARYHEAERARGRALGAVDKYRLRKKFPLPKTIWDGEETVYCFKERSRAALKACYRGNRYPTPDEKRRLATLTGLSLTQVSNWFKNRRQRDRTGGGGGAPCKSESDGNPTTEDESSRSPEDLERGAAPVAAEAPAQGSIFLAGAAPPAPCPASSSILVNGSFLAAGSSPAVLLNGSPVIINSLALGEASSLGPLLLGGGGGAPAPQPSPQGASEGKTSLVLDPQTGEVRLEEAQPEAPETKGAQVAASGPPGEEVPGPLPQVVPGPPAAATFPLPPGPVTSVAAPQVVPLSPPPGYPAGLGPTSPLLNLPQVVPTSQVVTLPQAVGPLQLLAAGPGSPVKVAAAPGPANVHLINSGVGVTALQLPSATAPGNFLLANPVSGSPIVTGVAVQQGKIILTATFPTSMLVSQVLSPAPSLALPLKPDAAISVPEGALPVAPSPALPEAHALGALSAQPPPAPAAASLPFSPDSSGLLPGFQAPPPEGLLLSPAAVPIWPAGLELSAGTEGLLEAEKGLGTQAPHTVLRLPDPDPEGLLLGATAGGEVDEGLEAETKVLTQLQSVPVEEPLEL from the exons ATGGCTACCTTGCCTGCGGAGCCGAGCGCGGGGCCGGCGGCTGGGGGggaggcggtggcggcggcggcgaccgaagaggaggaggaggaagcgcGCCAGCTTCTGCAGACTTTGCAGGCGGCCGAGGGTGAGGCAGCGGCGgcggccggggccggggcgggcgAAGCGGCGGTGAAAGTGGAGGGCCCGGGATCCCCGGGCGTCCCCGGGTCGCCCCCCGAGGCCGCTGCCGAGCCGCCCACGGGCCTCCGCTTCTCGCCGGAGCAGGTGGCGTGCGTGTGCGAGGCGCTGCTACAGGCGGGCCACGCCGGCCGCTTGAGCCGTTTCCTGGGCGCACTGCCCCCGGCCGAGCGCCTACGTGGCAGCGATCCGGTGCTGCGCGCTCGGGCCCTGGTGGCCTTCCAGCGGGGCGAGTACGCCGAGCTCTACCGGCTGCTCGAGAGCCGCCCCTTCCCCGCCGCCCACCACGCGTTTCTGCAGGACCTCTACCTGCGCGCGCGCTACCACGAGGCCGAACGGGCCCGCGGCCGCGCGCTGGGCGCGGTGGACAAGTACCGTCTGCGCAAGAAGTTCCCGCTGCCCAAGACCATCTGGGACGGCGAAGAGACCGTCTACTGCTTCAAGGAGCGGTCCCGCGCCGCGCTCAAGGCCTGCTATCGCGGCAACCGCTACCCCACGCCGGACGAGAAGCGCCGCCTGGCCACGCTCACCGGCCTCTCGCTCACGCAGGTTAGCAACTGGTTCAAGAACCGACGACAGCGCGACCGGaccgggggcggcggcggcgcgcccTGCAAGAG TGAATCTGATGGGAACCCCACTACGGAGGACGAGTCCAGCCGCAGCCCTGAGGACCTGGAGAGGGGGGCGGCTCCAGTGGCGGCCGAGGCCCCCGCCCAGGGCTCCATATTCCTGGCCGGGGCCGCCCCTCCCGCGCCGTGCCCCGCCTCCTCCTCCATCCTGGTGAACGGGAGCTTCCTGGCCGCCGGCAGCTCTCCAGCGGTGCTCCTCAATGGGAGCCCCGTCATCATCAACAGCCTGGCCCTGGGCGAGGCCTccagcctgggccccctgctgctcggcgggggcgggggcgcccCTGCACCGCAGCCCAGCCCCCAGGGGGCCAGCGAGGGCAAGACCTCCCTGGTCTTGGACCCTCAGACTGGGGAGGTTCGCCTGGAGGAGGCTCAGCCTGAAGCCCCTGAGACCAAGGGGGCCCAGGTGGCTGCTTCAGGGCCGCCTGGAGAGGAGGTCCCAGGGCCACTGCCCCAAGTGGTGCCTGGCCCCCCCGCC GCTGCCACCTTTCCTCTGCCCCCAGGACCAGTGACTTCCGTGGCTGCTCCACAAGTGGTGCCACTTTCCCCACCCCCTGGCTACCCTGCCGGCCTgggccccacctccccactgtTGAACCTGCCCCAGGTGGTGCCCACCTCCCAGGTGGTGACCTTGCCTCAGGCTGTGGGGCCACTGCAGCTGTTGGCAGCTGGGCCAGGCAGCCCCGTGAAGGTGGCAGCTGCCCCGGGCCCTGCCAACGTGCACCTGATAAACTCTGGGGTGGGCGTGACTGCCCTTCAGCTGCCTTCGGCCACTGCCCCAG gaAACTTCCTGCTGGCCAACCCCGTGTCTGGCAGCCCCATCGTGACAGGTGTGGCCGTGCAGCAGGGCAAGATCATCCTCACCGCCACCTTCCCCACCAGCATGCTGGTCTCCCAGGTCCTGTCGCcggcccccagcctggccctgcccctgaAGCCAGATGCGGCCATCTCAGTCCCCGAAGGAGCCCTCCCGGTGGCCCCCAGCCCCGCTCTGCCGGAGGCCCACGCCTTAGGCGCACTGTCTGCGcagccgccccccgccccggccgccGCCAGCCTGCCCTTCTCCCCAGACTCCTCCGGCCTCCTGCCCGGCTTCCAGGCGCCTCCGCCCGAGGGGCTCCTGCTGTCGCCCGCGGCCGTGCCGATCTGGCCAGCCGGGCTGGAACTGAGCGCCGGCACCGAGGGGCTGCTAGAGGCGGAGAAGGGGCTGGGGACACAGGCCCCCCACACGGTGCTGAGGCTGCCGGACCCCGACCCCGAGGGGCTGCTCCTGGGGGCCACGGCGGGGGGCGAGGTTGACGAGGGGCTGGAAGCGGAGACCAAGGTCCTGACCCAGTTACAGTCGGTGCCTGTGGAAGAGCCCTTGGAACTGTGA
- the MEIOSIN gene encoding LOW QUALITY PROTEIN: meiosis initiator protein (The sequence of the model RefSeq protein was modified relative to this genomic sequence to represent the inferred CDS: substituted 1 base at 1 genomic stop codon), which produces MWDSSKHLCSPKQPRTNSLGPRDRXTLLQCSLVEGEVGVSFSEPYGLRVGEGSFPKGNYYQRRNPNQLLPQNRRQRKNHTNKLQELALLLPVALRTGAKKLTKKEILLHVLHYIHYLQRSIDAARALLEFHTTDGNGGLGGLGWKLAAGPAKWRHSTPSSTPHSHKSHLWGGCWKPRKKKLAQASEHQTRAQNPRRCLALDKPEKQVTPSPDKRGGNMVGTITPPRCLDSCSHPKAVSSPSQGDRKGGRSWLTLLHVAENSIHCDISSCCCKNSAQDSGPYPAFEAQQGIERIHFLNGTQPRPRQKLVYDYSEEVDKESPDADPWLPAWTPKGSDHGSPLALGPPQIDNWKAIGHPSEILGLSPSLFSSPGKLQPEQILEDGTEYLTQALSEEVFLDPASSPSACMLEGPQKKDTPPEAPEDLPDSHSQCRSLVLLDHCYLSLSENSKVSSSPSSEDTDTDSAWRQQEDAQANLEGLQSSSDEDEVYTWTPAQRASALRTAGRKARKGRAGRGLVKPKESKQAPCPTQMKKKCINGFIMFCRMNRKQYIRACPGTASTSATKELAQLWRVMTLKERRPYCTKARRFSRRHNRIVKKGSSSSEDEDWEPPKPFYQLLAEKARCSADTASPPPPHRA; this is translated from the exons ATGTGGGATTCCAGCAAGCACTTGTGTTCCCCTAAACAGCCCAGGACCAACTCCCTGGGTCCCAGGGACAGGTAA ACCTTGCTTCAGTGCTCCCTAGTGGAAGGGGAGGTTGGGGTCAGCTTCTCTGAACCATATGGACTGAGAGTCGGGGAGGGATCGTTCCCCAAAGGAAACTATTACCAGAGAAGG AACCCAAACCAACTCTTGCCCCAAAACAGGAGGCAGAGGAAAAACCACACCAACAAACTGCAAGAGCTGGCATTGCTGCTACCCGTGGCCCTGAGGACCGGTGCCAAGAAGCTCACCAAG AAGGAGATTCTGCTGCACGTCCTGCACTACATTCACTACCTCCAGAGAAGCATCGATGCGGCCAGGGCCTTGCTCGAATTCCATACCACCGATGGGAACGGTGGACTGGGGG GGCTGGGTTGGAAGCTGGCCGCGGGCCCAGCGAAGTGGAGACACTCCACCCCGTCCAGCACCCCACACTCTCATAAATCCCATCTTTGGGGAGGCTGCTGGAAACCTCGGAAGAAGAAGCTGGCCCAAGCATCAG AACACCAGACCCGGGCCCAGAACCCTCGTCGCTGTCTGGCCCTGGACAAGCCTGAGAAGCAGGTGACCCCATCCCCAGACAAGAGAGGAGGAAACATGGTGGGGACCATCACCCCTCCAAGATGCCTCGACTCCTGCAGTCACCCCAAGGCTGTGTCATCCCCGTCTCAAGGTGACAGAAAGGGAGGAAGATCCTGGCTGACATTGCTGCATGTGGCTGAGAACAGCATCCACTGTGACATCTCAA GCTGCTGTTGCAAAAACAGTGCCCAGGATTCAGGGCCTTACCCTGCCTTCGAGGCCCAGCAAGGGATTGAGAGGATCCATTTTCTCAACGGGACCCAGCCCCGTCCCAG GCAGAAGCTGGTGTACGATTACAGCGAGGAGGTGGACAAGGAGTCCCCAGATGCTGACCCTTGGCTTCCTGCCTGGACCCCAAAGGGCAGCGACCATG GGAGCCCACTCGCCTTGGGGCCTCCCCAGATTGACAACTGGAAGGCAATAGGCCACCCGAGCGAGATCCTAGGGCTCAGCCCCTCCCTCTTCAGCTCCCCGGGGAAACTGCAGCCAGAACAGATCCTGGAGGATGGCACCGAGTACCTGACCCAAG CTCTCTCTGAAGAAGTATTCTTAGATCCTGCGTCTTCACCTTCTGCCTGCATGCTTGAGGGACCACAGAAGAAG GACACACCCCCTGAGGCCCCCGAAGACCTTCCTGACTCCCACAGCCAGTGCCGGTCCTTGGTCTTGCTGGACCACTGCTATCTGTCGCTGAGTGAGAACAGCAAGGTGTCGTCCAGCCCCAGCTCGGAGGACACGGACACAGACTCGGCGTGGaggcagcaggag GACGCTCAGGCCAACCTCGAGGGCCTGCAGTCCTCCAGCGATGAGGATGAGGTCTACACGTGGACCCCCGCCCAGCGGGCCTCAGCCCTGCGCACCGCCGGGAGGAAGGccaggaagggcagggcaggcaggggcctcGTGAAGCCCAAGGAGAGCAAGCAAGCACCCTGCCCCACCCAGATGAAGAAGAAGTGTATCAACGGCTTCATCATGTTCTGCAGGATGAACCGGAAGCAGTACATCAG agcCTGCCCTGGGACCGCATCCACGTCTGCCACCAAGGAGCTGGCCCAACTCTGGCGGGTGATGACCCTGAAGGAGCGGAGACCATATTG CACCAAAGCGCGCAGGTTCAGCCGCCGGCACAACCGGATCGTGAAGAAGGGCAGCTCCAGCAGCGAAGACGAGGACTGGGAGCCCCCCAAGCCCTTCTACCAGCTGCTGGCTGAGAAGGCCCGCTGCTCCGCAGACACCGCCTCTCCGCCACCCCCTCACCGCGCGTGA